In Zalophus californianus isolate mZalCal1 chromosome 4, mZalCal1.pri.v2, whole genome shotgun sequence, the following proteins share a genomic window:
- the LOC113911085 gene encoding cytochrome P450 11B1, mitochondrial-like: MAFRAKARGWLAGRWLSLSWARALGTRAAPAPKAVLPFEAIPQCPGNKWMRVLQIWKEQGSENFHLEMHRTFQELGPIFRYDVGGTHMVYVMLPEDVERLQRVESPQPWRPPLDPWLAYRQHRGHKCGVFLLNGPEWHSNRMKLNPDVLSPQAVQKYIPMVDGVARDFSKALKSRVLQNARGSLTLDIQTSIFYYTIEASNLALFGERLGLLGHSPSPASLNFIQALEAMLKSTAQLMFMPRGLSRWTSTKVWKEHFESWDYIFQYANNAIQKIYQELALGRPQHYSGIVGELLMHADMTLESVRANSIELTAGSVDTTAYPLLMTLFELARNPDVQQALRQESLMAEARIAENPQRATAELPLLRAALKETLRLYPVGISVDRQVGSDMVLQNYHIPAGTLVKVQLYSLGRNPSVFPRPERYHPQRWLDNRSSGTRSPNLAFGFGLRQCLGRRLAETEMLLLLHHVLNNFLVETLTHEDVKMIYQFILIPSTLPLLTFRAIS, from the exons ATGGCATTCAGGGCAAAGGCACGAGGGTGGCTGGCAGGGCGCTGGCTGTCCCTGAGCTGGGCACGCGCGCTGGGCACCAGAGCCGCTCCGGCCCCCAAGGCGGTGCTGCCCTTCGAAGCCATACCCCAGTGTCCCGGCAACAAGTGGATGAGGGTGCTGCAGATCTGGAAGGAGCAGGGCTCTGAGAACTTTCACCTGGAGATGCACCGGACCTTCCAGGAGCTGGGGCCCATTTTCAG GTATGACGTGGGAGGGACGCACATGGTGTACGTGATGCTGCCCGAGGACGTGGAGAGGCTGCAGCGAGTGGAGAGCCCTCAGCCCTGGCGGCCGCCCCTGGACCCCTGGCTGGCCTACCGACAGCATCGTGGGCACAAATGTGGCGTGTTCTTGCT AAACGGGCCTGAATGGCACTCGAACCGAATGAAGCTCAACCCAGACGTGCTGTCGCCACAGGCCGTGCAGAAGTACATCCCTATGGTGGACGGGGTGGCGAGGGATTTCTCAAAGGCCCTGAAGTCAAGAGTGCTGCAGAATGCCCGGGGGAGTCTGACCCTGGACATCCAGACAAGCATCTTCTACTACACCATAGAAG CAAGCAATTTAGCCCTTTTTGGAGAGCGGCTGGGTCTCCTCGGCCATAGCCCCAGTCCTGCCAGCCTGAACTTTATCCAGGCTCTGGAGGCCATGTTGAAGTCCACCGCACAGCTCATGTTCATGCCCAGGGGCCTATCACGCTGGACAAGCACCAAGGTGTGGAAGGAGCACTTTGAGTCCTGGGACTACATCTTCCAGTATG CCAACAATGCCATCCAGAAGATCTACCAGGAGCTGGCCCTCGGCCGCCCGCAGCACTATAGTGGCATCGTGGGGGAGCTGCTGATGCACGCGGACATGACCCTGGAGTCAGTCAGGGCCAACTCCATCGAACTCACCGCCGGGAGCGTGGACACG ACAGCCTACCCCTTGTTGATGACTCTCTTCGAGCTGGCTCGGAACCCTGATGTGCAGCAGGCCCTACGCCAGGAGAGCCTGATGGCCGAGGCCAGAATTGCTGAGAATCCCCAAAGGGCAACCGCAGAGCTGCCCCTGCTGCGGGCGGCCCTCAAGGAGACCTTGAG GCTGTACCCTGTGGGTATCTCAGTGGACCGACAGGTGGGCTCGGACATGGTGCTGCAGAACTACCACATCCCGGCAGGG ACCTTGGTCAAGGTGCAGCTCTACTCCCTGGGTCGAAATCCCTCTGTGTTCCCGAGGCCCGAGCGCTACCATCCCCAGCGCTGGCTGGACAACAGGAGCTCTGGCACCAGGTCCCCCAACCTGGCCTTCGGCTTTGGCCTGCGCCAGTGCTTGGGGCGGCGCCTGGCAGAGACAGAGATGCTGCTCCTGCTGCACCAT GTGCTGAACAACTTCCTGGTGGAGACCCTAACACACGAGGATGTAAAGATGATCTACCAGTTCATACTGAtaccctccaccctccccctcctcactttCCGGGCCATCAGCTAG